In Juglans regia cultivar Chandler chromosome 13, Walnut 2.0, whole genome shotgun sequence, the following proteins share a genomic window:
- the LOC118344333 gene encoding stemmadenine O-acetyltransferase-like has product MNALVIQVISEESIKPSSSTPPHLRHYQLSFLDQIAPPVFMPLVLFFPNLEAHNSLTNLHKLQLKKSLSETLTRFYPLAGRVKDNLCIDCNDEGVHYVEAKANCQLVEFLEDPDPAELNKFLPLELDDVKDLAAVVQVTSFNCGGMAIGLGMSHKVADALSFFTFLNSWAAISSARGENCEIMVSRPRFDSATLFPPKDLTGFEPRTGIAKDNIVTKRFVFGASAIAAVRAKYTENSEYPRRPTRVEALSAFIWTRFMATTQSRSDQEGKLYTVLHAVNLRTRMDPPLPENYFGNISRVAISVPSMDTDHPGECHGIVNQVRESIRKVNADFVKELRENEEHLNFIKERAARVTKGEVVSFSFTSLCRFPIYEADFGLGKPVWVGSARLTFKNLVAFLDTKSGNGIEAWINLKGEDMAKFECDEELLALVSPSSLPNEKISAF; this is encoded by the coding sequence ATGAACGCTTTAGTTATCCAAGTTATCTCCGAGGAGAGCATCAAGCCCTCTTCTTCAACTCCACCCCACCTCCGCCATTACCAGCTCTCCTTTCTCGATCAAATAGCACCCCCAGTTTTTATGCCTTTGGTTCTCTTCTTCCCTAATTTAGAAGCCCATAACAGTCTGACCAACTTGCACAAACTGCAGCTTAAGAAATCCTTGTCCGAGACCTTAACCCGATTCTACCCACTAGCAGGACGGGTTAAGGACAATCTCTGTATTGATTGCAACGACGAGGGTGTCCACTATGTTGAAGCCAAAGCCAACTGCCAACTTGTTGAATTTCTGGAAGACCCAGATCCTGCTGAGCTCAACAAGTTTCTACCTCTAGAACTCGACGATGTCAAGGATTTAGCTGCAGTCGTTCAAGTCACCTCGTTCAACTGCGGTGGGATGGCTATCGGTCTTGGCATGTCCCACAAGGTTGCGGACGCCTTGTCATTCTTCACGTTTCTCAACAGTTGGGCTGCCATTAGTAGTGCTCGCGGTGAGAACTGTGAAATAATGGTGAGCCGGCCTCGATTCGACTCCGCCACGCTTTTCCCACCAAAAGATCTGACGGGCTTTGAACCGAGGACGGGGATCGCGAAGGACAATATTGTGACGAAGAGGTTTGTGTTTGGTGCGTCCGCAATAGCCGCAGTTAGAGCCAAATACACTGAAAACAGTGAATATCCAAGACGCCCAACGCGCGTCGAGGCCTTGTCAGCTTTCATATGGACCCGTTTCATGGCTACAACTCAATCGAGATCAGATCAAGAGGGTAAGCTCTACACCGTCCTCCATGCTGTTAACCTACGCACCAGGATGGACCCACCTCTTCCGGAGAACTACTTCGGGAACATAAGTCGGGTGGCGATCTCTGTACCGTCTATGGATACCGATCATCCTGGCGAGTGTCATGGCATCGTTAACCAAGTTAGGGAGTCTATAAGGAAAGTGAACGCGGATTTCGTGAAGGAACTTCGAGAGAATGAGGAGCACTTGAACTTCATCAAAGAGCGAGCCGCAAGAGTAACGAAAGGAGAGGTGGTATCATTCAGCTTCACCAGCTTGTGCAGGTTTCCTATATATGAAGCTGACTTTGGGTTGGGGAAGCCGGTGTGGGTTGGCTCTGCAAGGTTGACGTTCAAGAATCTAGTCGCGTTTCTTGACACCAAATCAGGGAATGGAATAGAGGCATGGATTAACCTGAAGGGGGAGGACATGGCTAAATTTGAATGCGATGAGGAGCTCCTAGCGCTTGTTTCCCCGTCCTCGCTGCCGAACGAGAAAATTTCTGCATTCTAG